Below is a window of Roseivirga misakiensis DNA.
TTAGGAGAATATTCCTTGGTAATTTCATTTGCTGCATTTGTATCAAAAATATTGCTCTTTATTACGCCTAGAGTTATTAATCCCGCCGCTAGGATAGTGATTAAAATCAAGTATCCCGCATTCCCTAAGTATGTTAGTTTAGCTCCATTTGCCATGAGTCCATATTTTTTTATTCCAGCCCAAACTGATTGAGAAGGTGACTTTTCGAAAGCCGAAAAGTGGTCTTGGAAAAACTGATCTATGTTATCTCTTTCGCCTTCCATCACATCATTTTTTGAGTTGTAACTTGTTGCTTCAAAACTTCTTTCGCACGCATCAGCCTTACTTTTGAGTTGGCCACGCTGATTTCAAGCATTTCTGCCACCTCTTTGTGTGAATAGCCTTCAATTGAAAAGAGGTTAAATACCGTTCTATATTCTTCCGGAAGATTTTGAATTAGATAGAGTAACTCGTCTGTACTTTGGCTACTATCTGGATTAAAGGGCAAATCCGTCGTTTTAGCATCCAAGGTGACATGGTGTTCTGTGTGCTTTTTGTTCTTCCTCAAGTGCCCCAGCGCAGCATGAATTATCACTTTTTTAATCCATGCGGGTAAGGCACCGTTTCTTTCGAACTGTTTTAATTTGGCAAAAACTGTAATAAAGCCTTCTTGCAACATATCGTTGGCTTCAGACTCTGAACTTGCATAGCGGAGGCATATCCCAAACATGGCATCCTTAAAAGCATCATACAATTTGGCATGTGCTTTCCGATTACCATTCAGGCATCCATCTACAATTTTATTTTGTTCGTTTTTGTTCAAAGCCCTTTTAAAACGAGTTCGTACTAAAGCTCAGTACTACCTAATCGAAACAAGGATGATTAATTATAACCAAAGGTTACAAAAGGCATAAAAAAAACCTCATTGATTAAATGAGGTTCTTAATTTGATACTTTGCAAATGGCTTAGCCTATGGCTACTAATTCTATATCGAAGATTAAGTCTTTTCCTGCTAAATCGTGATTCGCATCAATCACAACCTTATCTTCATGAACTTCTTTCACTTTAACTGGTACTTGCTGACCATTTGGTTGGCTCATTGCCAGTTGTTGTCCTACTTCCGCTACCATATCTGGCGGTAGGTTTGTTTTTGGAACATCAAAAATCATATCTTCTCTTGATTCTCCGTAAGCTTCTGCTGCTGGAATCTCAGCAGTTACTTTAGCGCCAACTTCCATTCCATCTACGGCTGCGTCAAATCCTTTGATCATCATGCCAGCACCAACTTCAAAAGCTAATGGTTCTCTGCCTTCAGATGAATCAAAAATAGTTCCGTCTGTTAATTTCCCTGTGTAGTGAACCTTTACTTGATCACCCTTCTTTGCTGTTTGCATTTTCCTTTGTTTTAAATGGCTGGCAAAGGTATGGCATAAAACACTAATCCAAAGTCTTACAAACAAATTATCAACAATATTCAATTTCACATATTCAAATGTTTTAATATTATTTCTAATTACTTTATTTATATTGATATGAATTAAATACACATTAGAATGAGAAAATCCGCTTTATTTTTAATAATTGTAGTATCAATAATATCATGTCATGACCTCTATGAAGATGTCACTCCCGCTCAAAGTGAACGTACAATAAACTATATAAGCGCTGCAGAAAGGCCAGCTATTCTAGAGGCTTTAAAGGATTCCTTTAATAGGTCTAATGTGAGCAATAGATCAACGGCGGTTAACACTTCTGCAACTATAGAACTCTCTGACTTGAATTTAGAGCGTGTTATGGAAGTCATAGACACGTTAAATAATACTCACTATACTTTCAGAGTAAAAAGTGAAGATTCTGATCCTTTCTCTTTCACAAACCTGATTATTAGAGTAGAAAACCAGACAATACAGTCACCATATCTCATACACTATCAGGTCGATGAAGAAGGCAAGGAGAAATACATTAACAGTGGGTTTTCCCTTGAACACTTCAACGGTATATTGACTTTTGAATTTCTAAGTAGTGTAGTCCTTAACGATGGTTTTACGGCCAATTTAAACGATTCAAGATCTTCTTCTAATTGTGAACCTCAATTGGACTTTACTGATGGACAAACTGGAAACACAAACCTAACTGGAGATACGGGAGGACCCGGACCCGGACCAAATGGTGATAATGGAGGAGGAAGTTCTTACATAACTTACTGTTATGATATTTTCAAAGCTGATTATTCAGACCCTTGCTGGATAGAATCAAACGAAATTTATCAGTATGCCGGTAATTCAAGTGGGGATATCTTCAATCAAGGATTTTATTGGAATCCAGACTGTGGACCACAACCGGAGCTATCATATGTAAAGGTTCGCAGGTGTCAAACAGTTTATCTAAATCACTCAGTTACTGCTGAATCCGAGTGTTTGGGAATAGGGGAAGGTGATGTAGGCATACTACCAAACAGTTTTAATGACTTTCTTAAATAGTTCCATTTAGCAGAAGAACTCTACACGATAGATCCATCATTAATACCTGAGCGGCTATGGAAAAACGGTCATTTCCCACCTCATCTAGCAGGTTTTATAGATGCCTTATGGGAAACAATCGATGGTGTGTATTCAATTGGAGAATTTTTATGGGCATGGTCTAGTCTTACGCTTGTTGATGCAAAAGCCATTGAAATACGTCAAGAAACCTATCAGATGGTGATTTTCATGAATGAATTGATATCAAACAGCTCATTCAGAAGACAATTTATCGACACACTAAAAACTACTTTTGACCAATACTTGAGTACGACTTTTAGCTGGACACCAGAAGGGATGTATGAACAGGGAAAGTTAATTTTTGAAGTACTCAGTATCTTCATTGGTACGACAGCCATAAAAGGAATTCTGAAAGGAAACTCCTTGGCAGTCAACATTCTGCAAAAACTTAATAGCATACCAACCCTTCGAGCTTCCTATTTAGCATACATAAAGAAGTACGATCTAACAGAAGCTGTAAGGACAACTGAGTCATTTAGTTCTTTTGAAGCATTCAAAAGAACTAAAGGCACTGCAGGAACGGGTAATGCATGGCATCATATAGTTGAACAAAATCCAATGAACAAAGCTCAGTTTCCGCCTGAGGCCCTTCATAATAGCGCAAACCTTATTATCTTGCCGCATGGCAGTGGAACAATACACAATAAGGTTTCTGGCTTCTACAACTCAATTCAAGATTTTTCTGAAGGTAAAAGAGTAAGACATTGGTTAAACGAACAGAGTTATGAATTTCAATATGAGTTTGGCTTAAAAAAATTAATCGATTTCGGATGGGTTTGGGTAAATTAAATAGACGAAAACTAAGTGATGAGCTGGGAGAATTTATCAGAGTTTCAATTGAGCATCACAAGACCAACCTTGAGGGAGATTATGTCAAGGGAAATAAGTTTATGAAAATCAAATTACAAATCGTTCAAGGTCTTATCGATACAAACAAACTTAGTACTTTGAAGCCGTTACTTTCTCACAAAGCCCCTCCTGTGAGGTATAGTGCAGCTACTTATTTTTTGATGGTAGATGAAAAACCTGCTCTTACCATCCTGGAAAAACTAGTGAAAGAAAATCACAAATCAATTTCTTTTTCTGCAAAAATTGTAGTAGACCAGTGGCTTTCCGGAAAATTGACTTTTAACCACTTACGAAAATAAGGAGCCATTCTTCAATGGAAAGTGTGATATCACTCATTAAATATTATAACGGATTTATTGCCTAAATTTTCATATGCCGATGTTGATAAATATAGACTGCAGATTGAACTAAGCAGTTATGCGTAATAATATTCTCATGTCCTCAGAATATTGCAAAAATTCGACCTATTGGAAATAGAATGACAATCGACAGAAAAATTAAGTCCTTAAAAGCAATAGGTTATCAATTTTTTATCCCCTTTAACTTCACATTTAAAAGATGATTTTAACAAAGGACATTGAAAATAAGATTCTAAAAGATTTTAGTTCTAACTCTGAACATCATTCAGTTCGACATTTACTAGAAAAAATTGCTCTAACAGAATGGAACGTAGGTAGTCAGCAGCTATGTAGAGCAATACTGTACCTTTTGGATGGAGATGTGAGTAAGCTTAAAAAGTTTGAGCTAATTTCTGACCCGAGAGATGTTATCACTGAAGCAGAAAATAAAGCCGGCAATCCTGGCCATTATTTTGAAAAGCCTTTCACTTAAGACAGCCAAAAACATATATGAGTACAAAATGATTAACGATTCAGTTGATTAACTTTGCGGCATGTTTGATAAAGCTGAGTTTGTTATAAGCAACACCGACTATAGAAAGTGCCCTAAACCCGATCGGCATGAGTTTGCCTTTATTGGAAGGTCAAATGTGGGCAAGTCTTCGCTTATCAATATGCTCACGGCACGAAAAAGCTTGGCCAAAACATCGGCAAGTCCGGGCAAAACTCAATTGATCAATCATTTTCTTATTGATGAGAGCTGGTATTTAGTCGATTTACCTGGCTATGGCTATGCCAAAACGAGTAAAAAGAATCGCTCCGCTTGGGAATTAATGATCCAAGACTATTTGATCAATCGTGAAAACCTACAAATCGTCTTTGTGCTAATCGACTCTCGGCTCGACCCTCAACGAATAGATCTTGAGTTTATCCAATGGCTCGGGGAGTCAAATATTCCATTTGCCCTAATTTTTACTAAAGCTGATAAGCAGTCGCTCAATAAAGGGCACCAATCTATTGCCAAGTTCAAGAAAACAATGAAAAAGACGTGGGAAGAGCTTCCTATGATGTTTTTTACCTCATCGGCTACAGGTTTTGGAAAAGAGGAAGTATCTGAATACATATCCCATATTCTTGAAAGTTGAGTTTTTCTTTGATTTACACCACGGTGTGAATTTACTTTGAGCCTCATTTGAATTATTTGATTTATGAAGTTTGAAGAAATAGCAGCAGTATCAGGCAAGGGCGGATTATTTACGGTATTGAAGCCTACCAAGACTGGTGTAATCTTGGAGTCATTAGACGGAAAAAAGTCTAAACTCGTGGTTGGCGCAGATGCTCAGGTCTCTATACTCAGCGAAATTTCAATATATACGCATACTACTGATGGCGCTACGCCTTTAAAAGAGGTGATGCAAAAAATTCATGCTGAATTTGAGGGTGATACTGGTTTAGACAAAAAGTCTGGTCCTGATGAGCTTAAGTCTTTCTTAAAGCACGTACTTCCTGATTACGATGAAGACAGAGTTTATGTATCGGATATCAAAAAACTCGTTACATGGTATAACCTGCTTTCTAAAATTGCACCTGAGTCTTTCGCTTCTACAGCAGAAGACACTGCGGAAACGGAAGAGACTACGAGTGAAGAATAACAGATGAAATGACAAACAACTCTCAAGACTTAATGAGTGGCTTGGCGCTGGTAGAAAAAGACTTTAAACTTGAAAAGTCTTATCTAAACCTGTCTGAAAGAACAGAAATTGGTTACGATCAGGCCTTTCTGCTTGTAATGAGAGTTGTAGAGGATTTAATGGCCAGAGACTTTAATCAATTGATTAATGTGCTTTACCGAATAGATGTCTCTGAGGAAAAACTGAAAGAGGCACTGGCCATCACCAACGACAACCCTGCCTCAATTATCGCTAATATGATTATTGAAAGGCAGCTCCAAAAAGTGGAAACGAGAAAGAAGTATTCTCAATCCTAGTTAGAAGCTTCTTCCACCATCGCTTTACTCCCTACAAAAAACGGTACCCGTTGGTGTAACTCCGATGGTTCTATTTCTAATATTCTACCCTTACCGTCAGTTGCTGCTCCTCCTGCTTCTTCAGCAATCAAAGCCAACGCATTGCATTCGTACAAGAGTCTTAATTTACCATTAGGTGCTTTTGCAGTAGACGGGTAAATATAAATACCACCTTTCAGTACGTTTCTATGAAAATCCGCCACCAAAGAACCAATGTACCTGGCCGAATACTCTCTCTCCTTACAGGTATTTACATAGTCTTGTACCGCTTCTGGAAATGAATTAAATGACCCTTCATTAATAGAATAAATAGATCCATTTTCTGGTATTCGCATATTTTGGTGGGACAAAATATACTCCCCAAGCGATGGCTCATAAGTAAAGCCATTCACGCCTTTTCCTGTGGTGTAAACAAACATGGTCGACGATCCATAAAGTATGTATCCTGCGGCCACTTGATCTTTACCTGGCTGCAAGACGTCTTCCATCTGAACTGGCCCTCCCAACGGTGAAACTCTTCGGTAAATGGAAAAAATGGTACCGATAGATACGTTTACGTCTATGTTTGAAGAACCATCCAATGGATCTATAGCCACAATGTATTTAGACCTTGGATTTTGTAAGTCGATAATTTCCTCTGCTTCTTCGGAAATGATCGCTGCTACCTCTCCCCCTTTTTTCAGCGCGCGGGTAAATCGTATATCAGCGGCCACATCTAAATTTTGTTGCTCCTCTCCTTGAACATTTTCGGCACCATAAGCACCAGTGATCCCAGCAAGCCCAGCTCGATTTATTTCTCTGTTTACCACCTTACCAGCATAGGCTAAGTCCCTGATTAGCTGTGACAACTCTCCACTGGCGTATGGAAAGTCTTCCTGGTTTCTCATAATAAATCGGTCAAGGTTCGAGCCCACTGGCAACGCTATCCTCGAATTTTCCGCTTTTCCCATAGGTATCGATAATTTTTTTATCGGAAATCGTTAATAACTTGCAGCGAAATTAGCAAAATTTATACACGTCCCTTGAAAGTATTTAAGTTTGGTGGCGCCTCAGTGAAGGATGCCAATTCAGTAAGGAATATGAGTGCCATTATTAAGGCCAATTTAAACGGGCCTTTGCTCGTATTGGTCTCAGCAATGGGAAAAACCACGAATGCTTTTGAGCGCCTCTTAGGACTGACTATGGAGGAAAAAGACCATAGTGAGGCTCTTCAAGAAATTCAAGATTACCATTTAGATATTGTCGCTAGTTTGGGCTTAGGTTCGGACTCCGTATTGGAAAAAGATATTACCGATATCTTCGAGCAGTTGAAGAACGGGCTGAGTGAGTTTAGTTCAAGTATGGGGTATGATTACATGTATGACCAAACCGTATCGCTTGGCGAAGTTCTTTCCACTAAGATTATTGCTACTTTTCTGAACTCAGAAGACATCGCTACGAGCTGGTTGGATGCAAGAAAAGTGGTCAAAACTGATAGTTTGCATAGACAGGCGCAAGTTGATTGGGGTGCTTCTCAGGCAATGATCAAATCTCAAGTGAATCGTCAGATTGAAGAGGGAGTCGTACTAACGCAGGGGTTCATTGGAAGTAATTCTGATTTCAAAACCACTACTCTCGGACGCGAGGGCAGTGATTTTAGCGCAGCGATTTTTGGTACTTCTTTAGGGGCCGAGTCGGTTACTATTTGGAAAGATGTACCTGGTGTACTTAACGCAGACCCTAAAAAGTTCGACAATACAGAGCTTTACGAGAGACTTCCTTATAAAGAGGCGGCCGAAATGACATACTATGGTGCATCTGTCATTCATCCCAAGACTATTAAACCGCTAGCTCAGAAGGGTATTCCTTTGTTAGTTAAATCTTTTCAAGACCCTTCGGCAAGAGGCACTGTCATAGAGGAATGTCTTGTGCCAAATTTAGCTCCAGCTATTATTCACAAGGATAAGCAGACCGTAATTTCATTTAAAATCAGTGACTTCTCTTTTATCAATGAGCATCATATTCACTTGATTTTTGAACACATCAAAAGGCTGAATCTAGTGATCAACTTGATGCAAAATTCTGCAACATCTTTTACCATTTGTTTGGATGACAACCCGAAAAAACGCGAGCAACTAAGGACTGCGCTGATGGAGGAATTCCTCATCT
It encodes the following:
- a CDS encoding RNA polymerase sigma factor, which encodes MNKNEQNKIVDGCLNGNRKAHAKLYDAFKDAMFGICLRYASSESEANDMLQEGFITVFAKLKQFERNGALPAWIKKVIIHAALGHLRKNKKHTEHHVTLDAKTTDLPFNPDSSQSTDELLYLIQNLPEEYRTVFNLFSIEGYSHKEVAEMLEISVANSKVRLMRAKEVLKQQVTTQKMM
- a CDS encoding FKBP-type peptidyl-prolyl cis-trans isomerase; this translates as MQTAKKGDQVKVHYTGKLTDGTIFDSSEGREPLAFEVGAGMMIKGFDAAVDGMEVGAKVTAEIPAAEAYGESREDMIFDVPKTNLPPDMVAEVGQQLAMSQPNGQQVPVKVKEVHEDKVVIDANHDLAGKDLIFDIELVAIG
- a CDS encoding DUF2019 domain-containing protein, whose protein sequence is MGLGKLNRRKLSDELGEFIRVSIEHHKTNLEGDYVKGNKFMKIKLQIVQGLIDTNKLSTLKPLLSHKAPPVRYSAATYFLMVDEKPALTILEKLVKENHKSISFSAKIVVDQWLSGKLTFNHLRK
- the yihA gene encoding ribosome biogenesis GTP-binding protein YihA/YsxC, translating into MFDKAEFVISNTDYRKCPKPDRHEFAFIGRSNVGKSSLINMLTARKSLAKTSASPGKTQLINHFLIDESWYLVDLPGYGYAKTSKKNRSAWELMIQDYLINRENLQIVFVLIDSRLDPQRIDLEFIQWLGESNIPFALIFTKADKQSLNKGHQSIAKFKKTMKKTWEELPMMFFTSSATGFGKEEVSEYISHILES
- a CDS encoding DUF5606 family protein — encoded protein: MKFEEIAAVSGKGGLFTVLKPTKTGVILESLDGKKSKLVVGADAQVSILSEISIYTHTTDGATPLKEVMQKIHAEFEGDTGLDKKSGPDELKSFLKHVLPDYDEDRVYVSDIKKLVTWYNLLSKIAPESFASTAEDTAETEETTSEE
- the fbp gene encoding class 1 fructose-bisphosphatase — protein: MGKAENSRIALPVGSNLDRFIMRNQEDFPYASGELSQLIRDLAYAGKVVNREINRAGLAGITGAYGAENVQGEEQQNLDVAADIRFTRALKKGGEVAAIISEEAEEIIDLQNPRSKYIVAIDPLDGSSNIDVNVSIGTIFSIYRRVSPLGGPVQMEDVLQPGKDQVAAGYILYGSSTMFVYTTGKGVNGFTYEPSLGEYILSHQNMRIPENGSIYSINEGSFNSFPEAVQDYVNTCKEREYSARYIGSLVADFHRNVLKGGIYIYPSTAKAPNGKLRLLYECNALALIAEEAGGAATDGKGRILEIEPSELHQRVPFFVGSKAMVEEASN
- a CDS encoding aspartate kinase, yielding MKVFKFGGASVKDANSVRNMSAIIKANLNGPLLVLVSAMGKTTNAFERLLGLTMEEKDHSEALQEIQDYHLDIVASLGLGSDSVLEKDITDIFEQLKNGLSEFSSSMGYDYMYDQTVSLGEVLSTKIIATFLNSEDIATSWLDARKVVKTDSLHRQAQVDWGASQAMIKSQVNRQIEEGVVLTQGFIGSNSDFKTTTLGREGSDFSAAIFGTSLGAESVTIWKDVPGVLNADPKKFDNTELYERLPYKEAAEMTYYGASVIHPKTIKPLAQKGIPLLVKSFQDPSARGTVIEECLVPNLAPAIIHKDKQTVISFKISDFSFINEHHIHLIFEHIKRLNLVINLMQNSATSFTICLDDNPKKREQLRTALMEEFLIYYNEGLEIITVKNYDQETITELMEGKEIIIEQRSRNNFQMVYKS